The genome window GTTTTAGTAACTGTATTATTGAGTGATTCTATTATGATATTTATGAGATTAGAAAGACTTCAATAGATATTTATTTGTAAATATTTAAGAAGTCTTTAACTTTATAGGAGTGATAATTTATGCTAATAGGTACATCTAAATTAAGCAGGAATGTCGATACTGCATGTGTAGAAGAATTAGGTATTCCAATGATTGTATTAATGGAAAATGCAGTTATGTCTGCAATGAAAAATATGGATATAGACATATATAATAGTTATACAGTTGTATGTGGTGTTGGAAATAATGGTGGAGATGGTCTTGGAATAGCAAGGCATTTAAATATAAAGGGAAAAGAAGTAAACGTATTTTTAGTAGGTAATCTTGAAAAACTAAGTGAATGTTCTAAAATAAACTACAATGTACTTTTAAATATGGGAATTAATATTATAAATATTAATAAAAAGGATTTAAGTGAAAAAAATGATGGAGATGAAAATGAAGTAGATAAAATTATTAAAGTCGAGAAACAAAATATTATAAAAAATAAAAATTTAACAATTTTTAAAGATAGAGTATCCAAAAGTGATGTTGTAGTAGATGCTATATTTGGAACTGGATTAAAACGTGATATAACTGGTATTTTTAAAGAAGTTATTGATATAGTAAACGATAACAGTAAAAATACATATTCTATAGATATTCCTTCTGGTATAGATAGTGATAAGGGAAATGTATTAGGAACTTGTATTAGAGCAAACAAAACGATTAGTTTTGAGTTTTATAAAAGAGGTTTTTTAAACTATGATACTAGTTCACTTATAGGTGATGTAATTGTAGAAAAGATAGGTGTTCCAGATTTTATTACAAGAAAATACCATGATGAAGAGTTCATAACTGATAAGACTTTTGTAAAAAATAATATTAGAAGAAGAGATATGTATGGTTTTAAAAGTGATTTTGGAAAAGTATCTATAGTTGCAGGTTCAAAAGGATTTTATGGTGCAAGTTTCATAGCAACTGAATCTGCTGTTAAGAGTGGAAGTGGACTTGTAACGCTAATCAGTACTGAAGATGTGCAAGATAAGGTATCTAGTAGACTTACTGAAGCAATGACTTTAAATTTTGAAGAGGAAAGATTGAATAAG of Clostridioides sp. ES-S-0054-01 contains these proteins:
- a CDS encoding NAD(P)H-hydrate dehydratase, with amino-acid sequence MLIGTSKLSRNVDTACVEELGIPMIVLMENAVMSAMKNMDIDIYNSYTVVCGVGNNGGDGLGIARHLNIKGKEVNVFLVGNLEKLSECSKINYNVLLNMGINIININKKDLSEKNDGDENEVDKIIKVEKQNIIKNKNLTIFKDRVSKSDVVVDAIFGTGLKRDITGIFKEVIDIVNDNSKNTYSIDIPSGIDSDKGNVLGTCIRANKTISFEFYKRGFLNYDTSSLIGDVIVEKIGVPDFITRKYHDEEFITDKTFVKNNIRRRDMYGFKSDFGKVSIVAGSKGFYGASFIATESAVKSGSGLVTLISTEDVQDKVSSRLTEAMTLNFEEERLNKLLSSSDAIGFGPGMGDNHQTFDKLLKIIETSNCPIVLDADGLNVMKDRCYKFLEWKNRFVITPHLGEMARLTGDSIGYIREHRVDVAKEFAQKYNLVVLLKGYQTVITDGKKTYINPTGNSCMATGGMGDCLLGIITSFIGQGMDILEATVSGAYIHGYIGDKLSKTMYTVNATDLISNISLTMKEFLIV